A single window of Candidatus Polarisedimenticolia bacterium DNA harbors:
- a CDS encoding thrombospondin type 3 repeat-containing protein → MRYLKGWTVASVLAALCLCAAPAQAEMMRGGGGVDGDWEVGFYLGRVYPDSYDNLDPENANVWGLRGAWFMTQRWSVEGSWQKVSSEADVNGSPNLDLSSLRANILYNFRPEKKFRWFLTFGLGRESAESDDLDLDAKDLGYNYGGGARWYFGDDRNWGLRADARWVTVDVGDNVDESQTNYELTGGLLWSFGGGPKPDSDSDGVYDKNDKCGGTPKGAHVDSHGCPKDSDGDKVFDGIDKCADTPPGAKVDATGCPADSDGDGVADMVDKCPKTPKGAKVNPDGCPTEDADHDGIWDGIDRCPNTPAGWKVDEVGCPTDADGDGVYDGIDKCPDTPKGTPVGPDGCPSGAGTP, encoded by the coding sequence ATGCGGTACTTGAAAGGATGGACGGTAGCGTCGGTTCTTGCGGCCCTTTGCCTGTGCGCCGCGCCGGCGCAGGCTGAGATGATGCGCGGCGGCGGCGGCGTCGACGGCGACTGGGAGGTGGGCTTCTACCTCGGGCGGGTCTATCCCGATTCCTACGACAATCTCGATCCGGAGAACGCCAACGTCTGGGGGCTGCGCGGCGCCTGGTTCATGACTCAGCGCTGGAGCGTGGAGGGATCCTGGCAGAAGGTGTCGAGCGAAGCCGATGTCAACGGCTCCCCCAACCTGGATCTGAGCTCCCTGCGCGCCAACATCCTGTACAACTTCCGGCCCGAAAAGAAGTTTCGCTGGTTCCTCACCTTCGGCCTGGGTCGCGAGAGTGCCGAATCGGATGACCTGGACCTCGATGCCAAGGACCTCGGCTACAACTACGGCGGCGGCGCGCGGTGGTATTTCGGCGACGACCGCAACTGGGGTCTGCGCGCCGACGCGCGCTGGGTGACGGTGGATGTCGGCGACAATGTCGACGAATCGCAGACCAACTATGAGCTGACCGGCGGCCTCCTCTGGTCCTTCGGCGGCGGCCCGAAGCCGGACAGCGACAGCGACGGCGTCTACGACAAGAACGACAAGTGCGGCGGAACGCCCAAGGGAGCGCATGTCGATTCCCACGGCTGTCCCAAGGACTCCGACGGCGACAAGGTCTTTGACGGCATCGACAAGTGCGCCGACACGCCTCCCGGCGCCAAGGTCGACGCCACCGGCTGTCCCGCCGACAGCGACGGCGACGGCGTAGCGGACATGGTCGACAAGTGCCCCAAGACTCCCAAGGGGGCGAAGGTGAACCCGGACGGCTGTCCGACCGAGGACGCCGACCATGACGGTATCTGGGACGGCATCGATCGCTGCCCGAACACCCCGGCGGGCTGGAAAGTCGACGAGGTCGGCTGCCCCACCGATGCGGATGGGGACGGCGTTTACGACGGCATCGACAAGTGCCCCGACACGCCGAAGGGCACCCCGGTCGGACCGGACGGCTGCCCGTCGGGAGCCGGCACGCCGTAG
- a CDS encoding potassium channel family protein, which translates to MSLRRPKMRPAISNDRRFIVALVGVSAFLALQPVLSQARREGGLQAGLVGVLFPLFGIWVARDSRLHLIISSILSLLSVLGNVRHIGLPRIGSETFGTATALLFTGYTTVIILASVLRSQRITLNVIAGAVAGYLMLGVTWAMVHLLIDQCTASAYSVTLLDAAGLPNFPTAVYYSFTTLLTIGFGDITPTGSWARAMTVMEGVTGFIYGTVVVAWLVANHVTQITAHKSGGE; encoded by the coding sequence ATGAGCCTCCGTCGTCCCAAGATGCGCCCCGCCATATCCAACGATCGGCGCTTCATCGTCGCGCTCGTCGGCGTTTCGGCGTTCCTGGCGCTGCAGCCGGTCCTGTCCCAGGCCCGCCGCGAGGGCGGATTGCAGGCAGGCCTCGTCGGGGTGCTCTTCCCCCTCTTCGGCATCTGGGTGGCGCGCGACTCCCGCCTGCATCTCATCATTTCGTCGATCCTCTCGCTCCTGAGCGTCCTGGGTAACGTACGGCATATCGGTCTGCCTCGAATCGGCTCCGAAACCTTCGGCACGGCGACCGCTCTGCTGTTCACCGGATACACCACCGTCATCATCCTGGCTTCCGTCCTGCGCTCCCAGCGCATCACCCTCAACGTCATCGCCGGCGCCGTCGCCGGCTACCTGATGCTCGGCGTCACCTGGGCGATGGTCCATCTGCTCATCGACCAGTGCACCGCCTCGGCCTATTCCGTGACGCTGCTCGATGCGGCCGGCCTTCCGAACTTCCCGACTGCCGTCTACTACAGCTTCACCACCCTGCTGACCATCGGCTTCGGAGACATCACGCCGACCGGCTCCTGGGCGCGGGCCATGACGGTGATGGAAGGAGTCACGGGCTTCATCTACGGCACCGTCGTGGTCGCCTGGCTGGTCGCCAATCACGTCACCCAGATCACGGCCCACAAATCCGGCGGCGAGTGA
- a CDS encoding saccharopine dehydrogenase NADP-binding domain-containing protein, protein MTSIGGAGNSTRRRRFALGMAPLTPYARDMGSKRVLVVGGTGFFGRLLIDDLLGQADCDPIVASRRPLNSGRFKTVVADLHDPGSLSRALDGVTVAICAAGPYQELPTSLVDLCLNRGIHYIDLSDDRSFVRKVVSITSAHKHLVSAVCTGWSTVPALSGLLARIASAGMRSVESIHIQMAPGNRGARQTATIASLLHSVGQSFRVFRSGEWIPVRGWSEPRDFFFPSPIGRRRGYLVDVPDHEVLPETFGAHTVEFRAGSELRALNWCLSLMRLTHRSWAPWTSMFQRSAALLSWIGHDAGALGVEVTGDRKTRACIVATSHGERMAVMPASVMTGLLLSGSADRHVPRGLVSWTNWLTEEQLRSECAKRSFRLSVETL, encoded by the coding sequence GTGACATCCATCGGCGGCGCCGGGAACTCCACTCGTCGCCGCCGATTTGCTCTCGGCATGGCGCCGCTCACACCCTACGCTCGCGATATGGGCTCAAAAAGGGTTCTGGTCGTCGGAGGAACGGGCTTCTTCGGCCGGCTGCTGATCGATGACCTGCTCGGACAGGCGGACTGCGATCCGATCGTCGCGAGCCGGCGCCCACTTAACTCCGGCCGCTTCAAAACCGTCGTTGCGGATTTGCACGATCCAGGCTCTCTGAGCCGTGCCCTTGACGGTGTCACGGTGGCGATATGCGCCGCCGGGCCGTATCAGGAGCTCCCCACATCCCTGGTGGATTTGTGCCTGAACCGCGGCATCCACTACATCGACCTGTCGGACGACCGTTCCTTCGTAAGGAAGGTCGTGTCCATCACCTCGGCTCACAAGCACCTGGTCAGCGCCGTTTGCACCGGCTGGTCCACGGTACCCGCACTTTCAGGGCTGCTCGCCCGGATCGCCTCCGCGGGAATGCGGAGCGTTGAGTCGATCCATATCCAGATGGCTCCCGGCAACCGCGGGGCCAGACAGACCGCGACGATTGCTTCGCTCCTGCATTCGGTCGGGCAATCTTTCAGGGTGTTTCGCAGTGGAGAATGGATCCCGGTTCGTGGATGGTCCGAGCCACGAGATTTCTTTTTCCCGTCACCCATTGGCAGGCGCCGCGGCTATCTCGTCGACGTTCCCGACCACGAGGTCTTGCCGGAGACCTTCGGCGCGCACACCGTGGAGTTTCGCGCCGGCTCCGAGCTGCGCGCTTTGAACTGGTGCCTGTCGCTGATGCGGTTGACCCATCGAAGCTGGGCGCCATGGACTTCGATGTTCCAGCGCTCCGCAGCATTGCTGAGCTGGATCGGGCATGATGCGGGGGCCCTCGGCGTCGAGGTGACGGGGGACCGGAAGACAAGAGCTTGCATCGTAGCGACCTCACACGGAGAGCGCATGGCTGTGATGCCCGCCTCGGTGATGACGGGGCTCCTGCTGTCCGGGTCTGCGGATCGGCACGTTCCCAGGGGACTCGTCTCGTGGACGAACTGGCTGACCGAAGAACAGCTACGCAGCGAATGCGCCAAGCGGAGCTTCCGGCTCTCCGTGGAAACGCTGTGA